One part of the Arabidopsis thaliana chromosome 4, partial sequence genome encodes these proteins:
- the GH9B13 gene encoding glycosyl hydrolase 9B13, with amino-acid sequence MAFTTTMLSWSVIEFGGLMKSELQNAKIAIRWATDYLLKATSQPDTIYVQVGDANKDHSCWERPEDMDTVRSVFKVDKNIPGSDVAAETAAALAAAAIVFRKSDPSYSKVLLKRAISVFAFADKYRGTYSAGLKPDVCPFYCSYSGYQDELLWGAAWLQKATKNIKYLNYIKINGQILGAAEYDNTFGWDNKHAGARILLTKAFLVQNVKTLHEYKGHADNFICSVIPGAPFSSTQYTPGGLLFKMADANMQYVTSTSFLLLTYAKYLTSAKTVVHCGGSVYTPGRLRSIAKRQVDYLLGDNPLRMSYMVGYGPKFPRRIHHRGSSLPCVASHPAKIQCHQGFAIMNSQSPNPNFLVGAVVGGPDQHDRFPDERSDYEQSEPATYINSPLVGALAYFAHAYGQL; translated from the exons ATGGCATTCACAACCACAATGCTTTCATGGAGTGTAATTGAATTCGGTGGACTCATGAAATCTGAATTACAAAACGCTAAAATAGCGATTCGTTGGGCTACTGATTATCTCCTCAAAGCCACTTCACAACCTGACACAATCTATGTTCAAGTTGGTGATGCTAATAAAGACCATTCTTGTTGGGAAAGACCTGAAGACATGGATACTGTAAGAAGTGTGTTTAAAGTTGACAAGAACATTCCTGGTTCTGATGTCGCCGCTGAAACCGCCGCTGCTCTAGCCGCCGCCGCCATTGTATTCAGAAAATCTGATCCTTCTTACTCCAAAGTCCTCCTCAAACGAGCCATCAGt gtttttgcaTTTGCGGACAAATACAGAGGAACTTATAGTGCAGGATTAAAACCTGATGTTTGTCCATTTTATTGCTCTTACTCTGGTTATCAG GATGAATTGTTGTGGGGAGCTGCTTGGTTACAAAAAGCgacaaagaatataaaatatttgaattacataaaaatcaaTGGACAAATCCTTGGAGCTGCTGAATATGATAACACTTTTGGTTGGGATAACAAGCACGCTGGTGCCAGAATCCTTCTTACTAAg gCATTTTTGGTTCAGAATGTGAAGACACTTCATGAATACAAAGGTCATGCTGATAATTTCATCTGCTCTGTTATTCCTGGAGCTCCTTTCTCTTCTACTCAGTATACACCAG GTGGATTATTGTTTAAAATGGCAGACGCCAACATGCAATACGTGACGTCAACATCGTTCTTGCTCTTAACCTATGCCAAATACTTAACCTCCGCCAAAACCGTCGTCCATTGCGGTGGCTCCGTCTACACTCCCGGTCGTCTTCGCTCCATCGCCAAAAGACAG GTGGATTATCTTCTTGGAGACAACCCATTAAGAATGTCTTACATGGTTGGTTACGGTCCAAAATTCCCACGGAGAATCCACCACCGTGGCTCCTCATTACCTTGTGTTGCAAGCCACCCGGCCAAGATCCAATGCCACCAAGGATTTGCAATCATGAACTCTCAATCTCCAAACCCTAACTTCCTTGTTGGTGCAGTCGTTGGTGGTCCGGACCAGCATGATCGCTTCCCAGACGAACGGTCTGATTACGAGCAGTCCGAGCCGGCTACTTACATCAATTCACCACTCGTTGGAGCTCTTGCCTACTTCGCCCACGCCTATGGTCAACTCTAG
- the GH9B13 gene encoding glycosyl hydrolase 9B13 (glycosyl hydrolase 9B13 (GH9B13); FUNCTIONS IN: hydrolase activity, hydrolyzing O-glycosyl compounds, catalytic activity; INVOLVED IN: carbohydrate metabolic process; LOCATED IN: endomembrane system; EXPRESSED IN: 20 plant structures; EXPRESSED DURING: 9 growth stages; CONTAINS InterPro DOMAIN/s: Six-hairpin glycosidase (InterPro:IPR012341), Glycoside hydrolase, family 9, active site (InterPro:IPR018221), Six-hairpin glycosidase-like (InterPro:IPR008928), Glycoside hydrolase, family 9 (InterPro:IPR001701); BEST Arabidopsis thaliana protein match is: cellulase 2 (TAIR:AT1G02800.1); Has 1736 Blast hits to 1717 proteins in 249 species: Archae - 2; Bacteria - 566; Metazoa - 187; Fungi - 17; Plants - 926; Viruses - 0; Other Eukaryotes - 38 (source: NCBI BLink).), protein MALLLVSSSSSYALRVTIFLSFFFFLCNGFSYPTTSSLFNTHHHRHHLAKHNYKDALTKSILFFEGQRSGKLPSNQRMSWRRDSGLSDGSALHVDLVGGYYDAGDNIKFGFPMAFTTTMLSWSVIEFGGLMKSELQNAKIAIRWATDYLLKATSQPDTIYVQVGDANKDHSCWERPEDMDTVRSVFKVDKNIPGSDVAAETAAALAAAAIVFRKSDPSYSKVLLKRAISVFAFADKYRGTYSAGLKPDVCPFYCSYSGYQDELLWGAAWLQKATKNIKYLNYIKINGQILGAAEYDNTFGWDNKHAGARILLTKAFLVQNVKTLHEYKGHADNFICSVIPGAPFSSTQYTPGGLLFKMADANMQYVTSTSFLLLTYAKYLTSAKTVVHCGGSVYTPGRLRSIAKRQVDYLLGDNPLRMSYMVGYGPKFPRRIHHRGSSLPCVASHPAKIQCHQGFAIMNSQSPNPNFLVGAVVGGPDQHDRFPDERSDYEQSEPATYINSPLVGALAYFAHAYGQL, encoded by the exons ATGGCTCTTCTtctagtttcttcttcctcctcctatGCCCTCAGAGTCACcattttcttgtctttcttcttctttctctgcaaTGGCTTCTCTTACCCtactacttcttctcttttcaacACCCATCACCATCGTCACCACTTGGCCAAGCACAACTACAAAGATGCTCTCACTAAATCAATCCTCTTCTTTGAAGGCCAAAGGTCAGGGAAACTTCCTTCTAACCAGAGAATGAGTTGGAGAAGAGACTCTGGTCTCTCTGATGGCTCTGCTCTTCAT GTGGATTTGGTTGGAGGGTACTATGATGCAGGAGacaatatcaaatttggtttcCCAATGGCATTCACAACCACAATGCTTTCATGGAGTGTAATTGAATTCGGTGGACTCATGAAATCTGAATTACAAAACGCTAAAATAGCGATTCGTTGGGCTACTGATTATCTCCTCAAAGCCACTTCACAACCTGACACAATCTATGTTCAAGTTGGTGATGCTAATAAAGACCATTCTTGTTGGGAAAGACCTGAAGACATGGATACTGTAAGAAGTGTGTTTAAAGTTGACAAGAACATTCCTGGTTCTGATGTCGCCGCTGAAACCGCCGCTGCTCTAGCCGCCGCCGCCATTGTATTCAGAAAATCTGATCCTTCTTACTCCAAAGTCCTCCTCAAACGAGCCATCAGt gtttttgcaTTTGCGGACAAATACAGAGGAACTTATAGTGCAGGATTAAAACCTGATGTTTGTCCATTTTATTGCTCTTACTCTGGTTATCAG GATGAATTGTTGTGGGGAGCTGCTTGGTTACAAAAAGCgacaaagaatataaaatatttgaattacataaaaatcaaTGGACAAATCCTTGGAGCTGCTGAATATGATAACACTTTTGGTTGGGATAACAAGCACGCTGGTGCCAGAATCCTTCTTACTAAg gCATTTTTGGTTCAGAATGTGAAGACACTTCATGAATACAAAGGTCATGCTGATAATTTCATCTGCTCTGTTATTCCTGGAGCTCCTTTCTCTTCTACTCAGTATACACCAG GTGGATTATTGTTTAAAATGGCAGACGCCAACATGCAATACGTGACGTCAACATCGTTCTTGCTCTTAACCTATGCCAAATACTTAACCTCCGCCAAAACCGTCGTCCATTGCGGTGGCTCCGTCTACACTCCCGGTCGTCTTCGCTCCATCGCCAAAAGACAG GTGGATTATCTTCTTGGAGACAACCCATTAAGAATGTCTTACATGGTTGGTTACGGTCCAAAATTCCCACGGAGAATCCACCACCGTGGCTCCTCATTACCTTGTGTTGCAAGCCACCCGGCCAAGATCCAATGCCACCAAGGATTTGCAATCATGAACTCTCAATCTCCAAACCCTAACTTCCTTGTTGGTGCAGTCGTTGGTGGTCCGGACCAGCATGATCGCTTCCCAGACGAACGGTCTGATTACGAGCAGTCCGAGCCGGCTACTTACATCAATTCACCACTCGTTGGAGCTCTTGCCTACTTCGCCCACGCCTATGGTCAACTCTAG
- a CDS encoding Plant invertase/pectin methylesterase inhibitor superfamily (Plant invertase/pectin methylesterase inhibitor superfamily; FUNCTIONS IN: enzyme inhibitor activity, pectinesterase activity; INVOLVED IN: cell wall modification; LOCATED IN: endomembrane system, cell wall, plant-type cell wall; EXPRESSED IN: flower, cultured cell; CONTAINS InterPro DOMAIN/s: Pectinesterase, active site (InterPro:IPR018040), Pectin lyase fold/virulence factor (InterPro:IPR011050), Pectinesterase, catalytic (InterPro:IPR000070), Pectinesterase inhibitor (InterPro:IPR006501), Pectin lyase fold (InterPro:IPR012334); BEST Arabidopsis thaliana protein match is: Plant invertase/pectin methylesterase inhibitor superfamily (TAIR:AT4G02320.1); Has 2686 Blast hits to 2624 proteins in 317 species: Archae - 6; Bacteria - 574; Metazoa - 1; Fungi - 202; Plants - 1878; Viruses - 0; Other Eukaryotes - 25 (source: NCBI BLink).) translates to MINNHPIREKPKHIIFNLLSLIFFLIFLSTVVSSQSPSYTTHKTQRLTETKTIPELIIADLNLTILKVNLASSNFSDLQTRLFPNLTHYERCAFEDCLGLLDDTISDLETAVSDLRSSSLEFNDISMLLTNVMTYQDTCLDGFSTSDNENNNDMTYELPENLKEIILDISNNLSNSLHMLQVISRKKPSPKSSEVDVEYPSWLSENDQRLLEAPVQETNYNLSVAIDGTGNFTTINDAVFAAPNMSETRFIIYIKGGEYFENVELPKKKTMIMFIGDGIGKTVIKANRSRIDGWSTFQTPTVGVKGKGYIAKDISFVNSAGPAKAQAVAFRSGSDHSAFYRCEFDGYQDTLYVHSAKQFYRECDIYGTIDFIFGNAAVVFQNSSLYARKPNPGHKIAFTAQSRNQSDQPTGISILNCRILAAPDLIPVKENFKAYLGRPWRKYSRTVIIKSFIDDLIHPAGWLEGKKDFALETLYYGEYMNEGPGANMAKRVTWPGFRRIENQTEATQFTVGPFIDGSTWLNSTGIPFSLGF, encoded by the exons atgataaataatcATCCAAttagagaaaaaccaaaacacattaTTTTCAACTTACTGTCACTAATCTTTTTCCTAATCTTCTTATCCACCGTTGTTTCATCTCAATCACCATCATACACCACTCACAAAACCCAGCGTTTAACCGAAACCAAAACCATCCCCGAGCTTATCATCGCGGACTTAAACCTAACCATCTTAAAGGTTAATCTCGCTTCCTCCAACTTCTCCGACCTCCAAACCCGTCTTTTTCCAAACCTAACCCACTATGAACGTTGCGCATTCGAAGACTGTCTCGGGCTACTCGATGACACCATCTCCGACCTCGAAACCGCAGTCTCCGATCTTCGATCTTCCTCTCTTGAGTTCAACGACATCAGCATGTTGCTCACCAACGTCATGACATACCAAGATACGTGTCTTGATGGTTTCTCGACAAGTGACAATGAGAATAATAATGATATGACGTATGAATTGCCTGAGAACTTGAAGGAGATCATCTTAGACATCTCTAACAACCTTAGCAACTCCCTCCATATGCTTCAGGTGATTTCCAGGAAGAAACCTTCCCCGAAATCATCAGAAGTTGACGTTGAGTACCCGAGTTGGCTCTCAGAGAATGACCAGAGACTCCTTGAGGCTCCGGTACAAGAGACCAATTACAATCTCTCGGTGGCGATTGATGGTACCGGAAACTTCACAACCATTAATGATGCCGTCTTTGCTGCTCCCAACATGAGCGAAACTAG atttattatctatataaaagGTGGGGAATATTTTGAGAACGTCGAATTACctaagaagaagacaatgatAATGTTTATCGGAGATGGTATCGGAAAAACAGTCATAAAAGCAAACCGCAGCCGCATTGATGGATGGTCAACATTTCAAACTCCTACCGTAG GCGTGAAAGGTAAAGGCTACATAGCAAAGGACATATCATTCGTGAATTCTGCAGGACCGGCCAAAGCACAGGCTGTGGCCTTTCGAAGCGGCTCTGATCACTCTGCCTTTTACCGTTGTGAGTTCGATGGTTACCAAGACACCCTTTATGTTCATTCAGCCAAACAATTTTATCGAGAATGCGATATATATGGTACAATCGATTTCATATTCGGCAATGCGGCTGTTGTGTTCCAGAATAGTAGTCTTTATGCTCGTAAACCTAATCCTGGACATAAAATTGCATTCACCGCTCAAAGCCGCAATCAGTCGGACCAGCCCACGGGTATATCTATACTTAATTGTAGAATCTTGGCCGCACCTGATTTGATCCCTGtgaaagaaaacttcaagGCGTACTTAGGTCGACCATGGAGAAAATATTCTAGGACGGTTAtcataaaatcatttattgaTGATCTTATACATCCCGCTGGATGGTTGGAGGGGAAAAAAGATTTTGCACTTGAAACTTTATATTATGGAGAGTATATGAATGAAGGGCCTGGGGCAAACATGGCAAAGCGAGTCACATGGCCTGGTTTTAGACGCATCGAAAACCAAACGGAGGCTACCCAATTCACAGTCGGTCCATTTATCGACGGTAGCACATGGCTAAATTCAACTGGCATCCCTTTTAGTCTTGGTTTCTAA